A region of the Leptospiraceae bacterium genome:
AAGCAGCAATCGTTGTGTCCAAGGTAAAGTCTTTAAGAAGTAACATAACTTTTAAAGTTCCAGAAACATCTTTCACAATTTCAATTGCTTGCATAGAGGATGTATATCCACCTTTATAAGCCTGTCCATATACAAATATAGAGCTTGCATTCATTTGAATTGGCAAAGTTCCTGTTACTCTTCCTGAACCATCACTTAGAGCTTGGAAAAGAACATATCCATTTGACGAGGCATCATAGATTTTAATTATAACACCCGATACTGCCACTCCATTTTGGTCTTTAACAATTAGGTCAATTGGAATGCTATTAGTTACTGAACCAGTAAAGTTATCAGTCACGGCGGTTTCATTTTCAGCCTTAACTGCTAGTGTTGCGGATCCGGTGATGCTTGATTTCACAGCAGTAATAGTTGTGTTCCCTGCAGCTACAGTAGAGGCTAAACCATTTGAGCCTGACGCATTACTAATAGTTGCCGCACCAGTACTACTAGATGCCCATGTTACTTGATCTGTAATGTCTACTTTGCTTCCATCGGAGAAGTTACCCCATGCGGTATATTGTTTAGTTGCCCCTGCCGGATAAGTCGCATTAGCCCCAATATAGATACCTGTTAATGTAACTGAGTTCACAGTGAGAGTTGTTGAGTCAGATACCGCACCTAACGTTGCAGAAATATTTGTAGAACCAGCTGCCACAGGAGTTGCGAGACCATTTGAACCACCAGCATTGCTAATAGTAGCCTTTGATGTAGCAGAAGAAGCCCAAGTAACAGTATTTGTTATATCCGCAGTTGTTCCATTGGAATAGGTCCCAGTTGCAGTAAATTGTTTTGTGAAACCTGTGCTAACAGTATCCCCTCTCGGAGAAATCGCGATAGAAGTTAATGTAACAGCGGCATTCACAGTCAAGGTTGCAGTTCCTGACATTCCACCAAATGCAGCTGTAATGGTTGGAGATCCTGCAGCTACACCAGTTGCTAGACCACCCGTTGTGATTGTCGCAAAACCAGTATTAGACGATGTCCACGTTGCTGTGTTAGTAATATCAGAAGAAGCTCCACCGTTATAGTTTGCTGTAGCGGTAAATTGTTGTGTACCACCAACAGTCACAGAAGGAGTAGAAGGAGTAACAGAAATATTAGCCAAAACCGCTTGTACAGTTAACGCAATAGAGTTACTAGTTACACCACTTAAGCTCGCGCTGATATTGGTAGACCCACTGTAGATACCGGTTGCTTTTCTGGTTGTGCCATTGATAGTTGCTTTCGCAGTATCAGAAGATGTCCAAGTTACACTACCTGAAATATCACGTGGAGCAAGTCCATCATTGTATGTTCCCATAGCAACGTAGGCAGCCGTTTGATTTCCATAAGCAACACTTGTGTCCCCAGTAACGTTGATAGAAAGGAGAGTCGCAGCATCCACTGTTAGAGTTACAGAGTTACTTGTAATACTAGTCGTAGGATCTGTTGCAGAAATACTTGCTGTACCTGCGGTTACACCAGTTGCCTTTCCTTTGTTTGCTGTTGCTGTATTATCAATCGTAGCATTTCCTGTATTAGAAGAATTCCAAGTTACAGACGAAGTGATGTTAGCTGTTGACCCGTTATTGTAAGTTCCAGTTGCAGTAAATCCAGTTGATTGTGTAGTTCCTACAATTAAATTGCTAGGACTTGTAGGGGTAATTGCAATAGAAGAAAGGGTAATCGCAGTTACGCCTAACGCTACAGAGCTACTATTGATTGCACCTAAACTAGCAGAAATATTGGTTGAACCTGCCGATACGCCAGTTGCTTTTCCTTTGCTAGAATCCGCCACATTACTAATAGTAGCATTTCCAGTTGCAGAGGAATTCCAAGTTACAGAAGAAGAAATATCTGCTGTAGTTCCATTGTCGTAATGACCGATTGCAGTAAATGCGTTAGTAGTCATACCTACAATTACAGAGGAAGCAGGAGCATTGATACTAATGGATTGAAGAGTAGTCGCATTAACTGTAAAACCAACTGAATTACTAGTAACACTACTTAGTGTTGCAGTAATATTAGAAGATCCAGCCGAAACACCTGTAATTTTTCCTTTAGAAGCATCTCCCGCATTACTAATAGTAGCCGCTCCTGTATTAGAAGATATCCAAGTAACTTGAGAAGAAATATCTGCTGTTATTCCAGTGTTGTAAGTTCCTGTCGCAGTGTATGCATTGGTAATTGTCAAACCAGCGATTGTAGAAGTAACAGACGGAGTGATTGCAATAGAAACAAGAGTAGCAGCAGAAACTCCAAGTGCCACTGTATTACTGGTTACACCACTTAAACTTGCAGTGATATTGGTGGAACCTACTGATACGCCAGTTGCTTTACCTTTTGTCGCATCTGCTACGTTACTGATAGTAGCAACTCCTACAGCAGAAGAGTTCCAAGTTACAGCGGAGGTAATATTAGCAGTCGTGCTATTATTGTAAGTTCCAGTTGCGGTAAACGTTTGGTTATTCCCTGCTATGATAGATGGATTGTTGTTAGGAGTAATTGCTATCGAAACTAAAGTAGCAGAATTTACTGTAACAGCCACTGTATTACTGGTTACTCCGCCGAATGTAGCAGTGATGTTAGTTGAACCTGTTGCTACCGATTGCATTGCTCCACCATTTACTAAATCAGAAACGATAGTCGCAGCAGCATTATTAGAGGAATTCCAGACAGCCATTTTGGTTACATCTAAAGTAGTATTGTCTGAATAAGTTGCTATTGCAGTAAATTGTTGTCCTAATCCCACTGTAAGAGATGACCCGCCCGAAATTGCAATGGATGTGAGAGTCGGGGCGGATGCCGGAATCGTTATATTTACTGTTCCAGTTACTCCTAGCAGAGAAGCTGTTACGGCAGTAGTACCTTCGTTTACAGTACTTAGTACACCTTTTGTCCCAGAAGCATTGCTCTGAGTAGCGATATTGGAATCTCCCGTTCCCCAAGTTACTTGATTGGTGAGATTCTGGTTGCTACCATCTGAAAAAATACCTGTTGCTACGTATTGTGTTACAATACCTTTTGCAGGATTCAAATTTCCAGTGATTTGAATAGATACTAAGGTTACGGCAGCTACTGCTATAGGACTATTATTACTGGATACAGCCGAAGAACCAGTTGGAGTAAAACTTGCCGCAACAGTTGTGCTTCCTGAACTTACACCGGTCACTTGACCAGCAGTGCTAGGATTATTGCTAACTACAGTTGCAACACTGGAGCTACCTGTCGTCCAACTTGCATAACTTGTAATATCCTGTGTTGAACCATCAGAAAAAACAGCTATTGCAGTATATTGTGTGCTTGTACCGGATGCAACTTGTGAGCTAGAGCTTGTTACTGTAATGGAAGTTAGACTTGCATTGGTGACAGTTAAGTTACCAGTTCCTTCTAAGGAATCCATTGTAGCTTTTACTTGTGAGGTACCTGCGGTTTTTCCGCTAACGCGTCCCTTTGTTCCCGTTGCTTCAGAAACACTGGTATTTTGCGTACCCCATGTTACCTCGGAAGTAATATCATGGTGACTTCCGTTGGAGTAATACCCTTCTGCCTTAAATACGCCGTAGGTTCCTTGCGCGATTTGGGCATTTGTAGGAGTTACTCTTATTTCTGTTAAAGATCCACCACCAGTTAAAGAAAAATTCTGGGTGGTATCTCCACTTGAACTCGAAAAAGGTAAAAATTTCTTTTCCTTTTTCGAACATCCGCCTACAAAAAGTAGGGCGGTGATCAAAATATAAATGATTTTTTTCATGACTCTCTTATCTCCATTTTTATCGTGTACTTTCTGACTAATTAAAATTATATATTCAATCATTTTAAAAAAAACTTTTAAAAATTAATATTGCAAAATGAAAAAAAACCAAATGAGTTTTAGAAAATAAAATTTGCAGTACGGAGATTTTAATTTTTTTCGAGCACTAACGACTTTAGTCAAGTATTTATTGATTAAAAATCATTCTATATAATCAGAAATATGTCCTAATTTAGAAAATAGAAATATTCAGTCTACACTAAAAAAACTGTTCGATAAAATTATGGGTTCAATACTAAACGAGTAATATAAATTAAGGTTTGTTCGATTTCAGAAAATTATCCGTTTTGTCACTACTGAAACTCAACCTACGAAGAAAGTTGTGCTGGATTTGCGAGTAAGCAAATGAGGAGAATAGCCTCAACAATTCAATATCATTCAGTTAAGAAAGAGAGAAGATGGATTAACCACGATGGATACGAAGAACGCGAAGAAAAGATTTGTTTTGATAAACTCCTTCGCAAGGTCTATCTGACAAAGATAGTATTAGATTGCCTTTACTACGGTTGCTAAATAGATTTCTCACACGCTTACGCTGTTCGACAAACTCAGTGCAGGCTCTGCAAGCTCGGATGTCCCCCCATTTGCTTTGTTGCAAATCCAGCACCTTCGTTTAGTTCGAAATGACTGTACAAATCCTTATCTTAATGACATTGAGCGATATAGGCAGGTTTTAACCCCTAAATTCGCCCGATTTTCAAGTAGACATAAATAAAAATGTGCTAGAATATTATGTCTATCCGATAATTTAGTATACAAATATACTTTTTTGAGGAATTTTAGGCATTTTTAAGATGAATGAGCAAGAATACGAAGTCAAAAACAACCGTATAAAGCTGGGAGCGATTTTTATTATCGTAGCTTCCTTGCTCGTGATAATATATGATTTCGGATTTAACCGCAAATCAGGAATGTCTTCGGCAATCAATAAATTAGTCATCACTGGGCACCACAAACTCTCCAAGGAAGAAATCCTATCCATCTTGGAAGTGCAAGCAGGAGTTCCCTTCGAGGACTATAACTTAAAACTGCTGGAAGAAAAATTGGAAAAACATCCAAGAATCAAAAAAGCAAGTGTCACAAGACGATCCAAAGAACAACTTTTAGTATCGATTGTGGAGCGTGGAGCAAGATTTATCGTAAACTCTAACGACAATTTGTACGAAATAGATGAAGAATACCAATTGGTTTCGGTAGATGATATACGGGACACGAACTTAGTTGTTTTAAGCGGAGAATTTCAATTAGGGAAAGACAAAAAAGTAAGTAAAAAACTAAAAGAATTTTCTGAGTCAGTTGAAAATCTTTTTGAAGCTTATCCAGCCCTCAAAGAACGAATCGCAGAAGTACGACTTGATGAAGATGGGGAAATAACGATATATACTCAGTATCCGCAAAGAATTCGAGTGAATATGGGAAACAAATTGGAAAGTATGCAAGTTCGAAAATTATATGCAAGTTTGGCTTATTTTGAAAACCAAACCTCAAACGTAAGATTATTAGATTTAAGGGGAGATGACGCAGTTTATCATTAGAATCATATGCAGGAATTAGACAACAGTATAGCCGCAATAGATCTGGGTTCTTCTCTTATTAAAGTTGTAGTAGGAAGAGCCATCAGTGAAAATGAAATAGAAATCATTGGCACAGGAACCGCAATGTGTTCTGGAATTAAAAACGGAGCAATCATAAATATTGAGACTACAACCAAATCCATCAATGAAGCAATCAGCCTTGCCGAACTTATGGCAGGACAAGAAATTACGCAAGTAATTGTAAATATTACCGGAAAAACAATAAAGGCAGACAATTCCAAAGCGGTAGTCGCAATCACAAATCGAGAACGAATCGTTACCGAAGATGACGTTAGACGCGTGATCGAAGCGGCACAACCGAGAGTCCCTAGCGACCAGATGGTATTACACGTATTATCCAAAGAATTTTCCGTAGACGACCAAACCAATATTAAAGAACCTTTAGGAATGACAGGCGTTAGACTCGAAGCAGAAGTCCATGTGGTTACTGCAGGTATAACGACTGTTCACAACTTAGACAAATGTATCAGCGGAGCAGGACTCGAACAAATCGACAAAGTACTTTCAAGTTTTGCATCTTCCGAAGCTGTATTAACCAGCGGCGAAAAAGACTTAGGAACAGCAGTCATTGATATAGGTGCCGGGATTACGGATATTGTAATTTTTCAAGACGGCGGAGTTTGTTATTCTAGCGTGATTCCATTTGGCGGAAACAATATCACAAGTGATATTTCTATTGGACTTAAAACTCCACTTGAACCAGCAGAAATCATCAAAAAAAAGTTCGGACATTGTTTACACGAATCAGTTGAACCAACAGAGAAATTAGAAGTTCCTGCGGTAAGCGGAAGACCTTCCAGACAAGTTCTGAGACAAGACTTAGTGCGAATCGTAGAAGCTAGAACAAGAGAAATTTTAGAGCATATCAATCATGAACTAGATAAGTCTGGAAAAAAATCATTCTTATCCGGTGGAGTCATTCTCACAGGTGGAACTAGTTTACTTCCAGGAATTGATATACTTGCGGAAGACATATTCGGATTATCCGTAATCGTTGCAAGACCAGCAGGACTTGGTGGGCTCTCTGAGAGAGTTGCCTCTCCTGAATATTCGACGGCAGTAGGCTTAATAAAATATGTAGTAAGAAGCATTGAAATAGAAAGTAAAACACCCAACGAAAAATGGAGCGCGTCTTCCGGGGAAAAAGAAAATCCTCTCAAGAAAGTGTGGCGTTGGATGGAAACCAATTTATAAAACAATTGGCTTACCTTGTGAAAGGTGAAATTAAAATTTAAAATGGAGCAAAAGTATGCTGTATATGGATGAACAAAGAACAAGTCCCGTAGTAATCAAAGTGGTAGGAGTTGGTGGCGGTGGTATGAATGCTGTTAGCCGCATGGTGAGTGCCAATTTCCGCGGTGTTGAATTTATAGTAATGAATACGGATGAACAGGTTCTGAGCAAATCCAGCGTAGAAAACCGCGTTCAACTCGGAAACAAAGTGACTCGCGGAATGGGTGCCGGTGGTGACCCTGATGTTGGAAATAAAGCGGCGCAGGAAGACAAAGACCGAATAGCCTCTGTTCTAAAAGGTGCGGATATGGTATTCGTAACCGCTGGAATGGGTGGAGGAACCGGAACGGGTGCGGCTCCTGTAATCGCAGAAATAGCAAAAGAACTAAAATGTCTCGTAGTGGGTGTAGTAACTCTTCCCTTCGGATTCGAAGGACGACGTAGAAACGATCTAGCAAAATCTGGTCTCAACATGTTACGCCAAAACGTAGATACCCTCATCACAATCAAAAACGATTCTATCTTCAAAGTAGTAGACAAAAAAGCATCTATCGACTATGCGTTTCGCGTAATCGATGATATCCTCTTAAACGCAGTAAAAGGATTAAGCGATATCATCAACCACCCTGGAATCATCAACGTGGATTTTGCTGACGTAAAGACAATCATGAAAGACACCGGCGACGCAATCATGGGAGTTGGAGAAGGAATCGGCGAAAACAGAGTAGCCGACGCAGTAGAACATGCGATTAACAATGTGTTACTCGAAGAAAATTCTATCGCAGGCGCAAGTTCTTTACTAATCAACGTAACCGGCGGAAACGATTTAACAATCAACGATTGGAATGAAGTTTCCCAAGTTATAACAGGTCAAGTAGACACTAACGCAAATATCATCATCGGTCTAAACGAAGAAGAAGGACTCAACGAAAAAATCCGCGTGACTGTAATTGCAACTGGATTTAGAGCAAGACTTCCTCATACTCTAAATTCTCTCAAACGCGACCAAGCTCCCGTGAACAAAGAG
Encoded here:
- a CDS encoding Ig-like domain-containing protein, yielding MIEYIILISQKVHDKNGDKRVMKKIIYILITALLFVGGCSKKEKKFLPFSSSSGDTTQNFSLTGGGSLTEIRVTPTNAQIAQGTYGVFKAEGYYSNGSHHDITSEVTWGTQNTSVSEATGTKGRVSGKTAGTSQVKATMDSLEGTGNLTVTNASLTSITVTSSSSQVASGTSTQYTAIAVFSDGSTQDITSYASWTTGSSSVATVVSNNPSTAGQVTGVSSGSTTVAASFTPTGSSAVSSNNSPIAVAAVTLVSIQITGNLNPAKGIVTQYVATGIFSDGSNQNLTNQVTWGTGDSNIATQSNASGTKGVLSTVNEGTTAVTASLLGVTGTVNITIPASAPTLTSIAISGGSSLTVGLGQQFTAIATYSDNTTLDVTKMAVWNSSNNAAATIVSDLVNGGAMQSVATGSTNITATFGGVTSNTVAVTVNSATLVSIAITPNNNPSIIAGNNQTFTATGTYNNSTTANITSAVTWNSSAVGVATISNVADATKGKATGVSVGSTNITASLSGVTSNTVALGVSAATLVSIAITPSVTSTIAGLTITNAYTATGTYNTGITADISSQVTWISSNTGAATISNAGDASKGKITGVSAGSSNITATLSSVTSNSVGFTVNATTLQSISINAPASSVIVGMTTNAFTAIGHYDNGTTADISSSVTWNSSATGNATISNVADSSKGKATGVSAGSTNISASLGAINSSSVALGVTAITLSSIAITPTSPSNLIVGTTQSTGFTATGTYNNGSTANITSSVTWNSSNTGNATIDNTATANKGKATGVTAGTASISATDPTTSITSNSVTLTVDAATLLSINVTGDTSVAYGNQTAAYVAMGTYNDGLAPRDISGSVTWTSSDTAKATINGTTRKATGIYSGSTNISASLSGVTSNSIALTVQAVLANISVTPSTPSVTVGGTQQFTATANYNGGASSDITNTATWTSSNTGFATITTGGLATGVAAGSPTITAAFGGMSGTATLTVNAAVTLTSIAISPRGDTVSTGFTKQFTATGTYSNGTTADITNTVTWASSATSKATISNAGGSNGLATPVAAGSTNISATLGAVSDSTTLTVNSVTLTGIYIGANATYPAGATKQYTAWGNFSDGSKVDITDQVTWASSSTGAATISNASGSNGLASTVAAGNTTITAVKSSITGSATLAVKAENETAVTDNFTGSVTNSIPIDLIVKDQNGVAVSGVIIKIYDASSNGYVLFQALSDGSGRVTGTLPIQMNASSIFVYGQAYKGGYTSSMQAIEIVKDVSGTLKVMLLLKDFTLDTTIAALNALPITDTDGDGVEDANDAYPSDATKAFKTRFPSMRDKVYSLNIENNWPNPTNRDLNDYTVQFYNEEDTNATGGIVEIRGNYQIIVRGRYDYESQTLQLRLPGLGVSEYKATYYRYDGTQRPSSWTVSTVSGGVDTALTVNNPLTITNPTAAQLKDNLVLIPKTSSNATTDVLLNNAGAPSTHSTGGYSSTFKTFRPGDIGRVSIKLTSPATRDEVGNAPYDLYLRYFQTPSTSGSAKEIHVAGSGYVWASGDSTYCPYHAPVEADSACVGKDKYKSDNIKFAWGTIVPGVWKPQVEGKNLNSSTDSAYPKYLDWINSNGNTYTNWYKAANIVNSNAYQILPKPNKNLCLDCAGADTYDPGTAGNDSGKYYCSNTAGTPSGCVLGDLPTSYTTTADVAFVDEVINGGNKLMAYISKSAKSGTTRGVAAAIALLVGAILAGRIWSNRKNK
- a CDS encoding FtsQ-type POTRA domain-containing protein, which gives rise to MSSAINKLVITGHHKLSKEEILSILEVQAGVPFEDYNLKLLEEKLEKHPRIKKASVTRRSKEQLLVSIVERGARFIVNSNDNLYEIDEEYQLVSVDDIRDTNLVVLSGEFQLGKDKKVSKKLKEFSESVENLFEAYPALKERIAEVRLDEDGEITIYTQYPQRIRVNMGNKLESMQVRKLYASLAYFENQTSNVRLLDLRGDDAVYH
- the ftsA gene encoding cell division protein FtsA gives rise to the protein MQELDNSIAAIDLGSSLIKVVVGRAISENEIEIIGTGTAMCSGIKNGAIINIETTTKSINEAISLAELMAGQEITQVIVNITGKTIKADNSKAVVAITNRERIVTEDDVRRVIEAAQPRVPSDQMVLHVLSKEFSVDDQTNIKEPLGMTGVRLEAEVHVVTAGITTVHNLDKCISGAGLEQIDKVLSSFASSEAVLTSGEKDLGTAVIDIGAGITDIVIFQDGGVCYSSVIPFGGNNITSDISIGLKTPLEPAEIIKKKFGHCLHESVEPTEKLEVPAVSGRPSRQVLRQDLVRIVEARTREILEHINHELDKSGKKSFLSGGVILTGGTSLLPGIDILAEDIFGLSVIVARPAGLGGLSERVASPEYSTAVGLIKYVVRSIEIESKTPNEKWSASSGEKENPLKKVWRWMETNL
- the ftsZ gene encoding cell division protein FtsZ, whose translation is MLYMDEQRTSPVVIKVVGVGGGGMNAVSRMVSANFRGVEFIVMNTDEQVLSKSSVENRVQLGNKVTRGMGAGGDPDVGNKAAQEDKDRIASVLKGADMVFVTAGMGGGTGTGAAPVIAEIAKELKCLVVGVVTLPFGFEGRRRNDLAKSGLNMLRQNVDTLITIKNDSIFKVVDKKASIDYAFRVIDDILLNAVKGLSDIINHPGIINVDFADVKTIMKDTGDAIMGVGEGIGENRVADAVEHAINNVLLEENSIAGASSLLINVTGGNDLTINDWNEVSQVITGQVDTNANIIIGLNEEEGLNEKIRVTVIATGFRARLPHTLNSLKRDQAPVNKEQQQPQRDQREVQQQPQPMVRPKVVNMPDPHDYIEPTRSIKTPQRVNSPYNYNEDYDIPAYLRRGNRD